In Fusarium oxysporum f. sp. lycopersici 4287 chromosome 4, whole genome shotgun sequence, a genomic segment contains:
- a CDS encoding hypothetical protein (At least one base has a quality score < 10), with product MTAAAENADGPRLRKRRRIVISCTECHRRKQRCDREQPCGNCKSRNKESACVYETGAPTAKQSKQTTKASPTYSDTFAKQAEPSPSQYVDSSNERLGEPLSSKVADWGYAHNGASTMGILKRIETLTDGEDGPPDLTSRDSSGGSPGKELALREKYRAIIRQLPARNYIEKLVEMYMRGFNWQYYPIDPDIFYAQLDEWNSLPFSVFSDVGPRGLNPELRAFPAVVFQIIATALLLLPEKPDSTFDSLKFAGGMRFEDLAVEYSESGQAVLDLLGKKNLSLSTVQAQFLRASFHKFTAKVTDAWHTIAIAIRDAQDLGMHRDSLDPRPKDASVESILENQWLIQRRRRIYILLAIWDLNCAMVLGRPGTVDWNQTLPTPPVDAPIPQNRTKMPVVPRSEDDHPTPITRLLWNYELCGPLRAIQNLEVDGSYPMDPAKIDEIHQCILNLDKKMPASFRMENPDTRWDHLPEAHWYPANRFYFASLHEFSKMALHRPFIFNRLESRVEAIHASLKTLEIQKMTFEGLPPDSWRNFMLFFASFDAIVLLASVYILFPREHTEYTDKTIEHFQWTIERFSAIQERNPLAKSAQGVLRAIVARFKRAMNKTQTGSLPSLAPSSSAGSIKANADSTPGSSSLCSSDFPGLDSTWIVPSVDNLNAMAPFFPTGDLVYNDLTAGPGMTMLPLPLQGGQGDIGNDSMWQFGGGWGDDTVWQMLNQFPAATDGSIPDII from the exons atgacagcagcagctgagaaCGCTGATGGTCCGCGtctgaggaagagaagacgAATTGTCATATCGTGCACTGAATGCCATCGAAGAAAGCAGAGG TGCGACCGCGAACAACCATGCGGCAATTGCAAGTCTCGAAATAAAGAGTCAGCTTGTGTTTATGAAACAGGAGCTCCAACAGCCAAACAGAGCAAGCAGACAACAAAAGCCTCGCCGACTTACTCGGATACATTCGCTAAACAAGCCGAGCCGTCACCATCACAGTATGTTGACTCATCGAATGAGAGGCTAGGCGAGCCTCTGTCGTCTAAGGTAGCTGACTGGGGATACGCTCACAATGGCGCGTCTACCATGGGTATACTTAAACGCATCGAGACGCTCACAGACGGTGAAGATGGGCCCCCAGATCTAACATCTCGTGATTCCTCCGGAGGCTCTCCCGGCAAAGAGCTTGCCTTGAGGGAAAAGTACAGGGCTATAATTCGACAATTACCTGCCCGGAATTACATCGAAAAACTCGTCGAGATGTACATGCGTGGCTTCAACTGGCAGTACTATCCAATCGACCCTGACATCTTTTATGCGCAACTCGACGAGTGGAATTCGTTGCCGTTCTCGGTATTCTCAGATGTCGGTCCCCGCGGCTTGAACCCTGAACTGCGAGCCTTTCCAGCAGTTGTATTTCAAATCATAGCGACGGCCCTTCTCCTATTGCCCGAGAAGCCAGATTCCACATTCGACTCGCTCAAATTTGCTGGAGGTATGAGATTCGAAGACTTGGCTGTCGAGTATAGCGAGTCAGGGCAGGCAGTTCTTGACCTTTTggggaagaagaacttgTCTCTGTCTACAGTGCAAGCACAATTTCTCAGGGCGTCATTCCACAAGTTTACGGCAAAGGTTACAGATGCA TGGCACACCATCGCAATTGCGATTCGCGATGCTCAGGACCTGGGGATGCATCGTGACAGCTTAGATCCCAGACCAAAGGACGCAAGCGTCGAGAGTATTCTAGAGAATCAATGGCTGATTCAACGGAGGAGAAGGATCTACATCCTACTCGCCATCTGGGACCTCAACTGCGCGATGGTTCTTGGACGTCCAGGAACCGTCGACTGGAATCAGACTCTTCCTACACCTCCAGTTGACGCGCCTATACCTCAAAATCGCACCAAGATGCCAGTGGTTCCTCGAAGCGAAGATGATCATCCTACACCGATTACTCGGCTCTTGTGGAACTACGAACTTTGTGGCCCTTTGCGGGCAATTCAGAACCTTGAAGTCGATGGTTCATACCCAATGGACCCTGCAAAGATTGACGAGATTCACCAATGTATTTTAAATCTTGATAAGAAGATGCCGGCTTCCTTTCGAATGGAGAACCCCGATACACGGTGGGACCACTTACCAGAGGCACACTGGTATCCAGCAAATCGATTCTACTTTGCGAGTCTTCATGAGTTCAGTAAGATGGCTCTGCACAGGCCTTTTATCTTCAATCGCCTTGAGAGTCGAGTGGAGGCTATTCATGCGAGTCTGAAAACACTCGAAATTCAGAAAATGACATTCGAAGGTTTGCCCCCAGACTCGTGGAGGAACTTCATGTTGTTTTTCGCTAGTTTCGATGCGATTGTACTCCTGGCATCCGTGTATATCTTGTTTCCACGTGAGCACACGGAGTACACCGACAAGACGATTGAGCACTTTCAATGGACGATCGAACGGTTTTCGGCAATTCAAGAGCGCAATCCGCTGGCCAAGTCGGCTCAGGGCGTGCTAAGAGCTATCGTTGCTCGATTCAAGAGAGCGATGAACAAAACCCAGACTGGTTCCTTGCCATCTCTAGCTCCCAGCTCTTCAGCGGGGTCGATCAAAGCAAACGCAGATTCGACACCAGGTAGCTCATCTTTGTGCAGCAGTGACTTTCCGGGACTGGACTCGACATGGATAGTTCCTTCAGTGGACAATCTGAATGCGATGGCCCCTTTCTTTCCGACAGGAGATCTTGTTTACAATGACCTTACAGCGGGCCCCGGCATGACTATGCTTCCTCTACCCCTGCAAGGTGGCCAAGGAGATATTGGCAATGATTCCATGTGGCAATTTGGAGGTGGATGGGGAGATGATACTGTTTGGCAAATGCTGAACCAGTTCCCTGCTGCGACGGACGGGAGCATTCCCGACATCATCTAG
- a CDS encoding hypothetical protein (At least one base has a quality score < 10): MSPHPTLKATFASRAETATHPLSRHLYKLMDLKASNLCLSADVATARELLYFADKIGPSIVVLKTHYDMVAGWDFDPRTGTGAKLASLARKHGFLIFEDRKFGDIGNTVELQYTSGAARIIEWAHITNVNMVPGKASVTSLAHAANRWLERYHYEVKTSISIGTPTASQLDEDSERSDNENQKDTPEPARADSGRKGSIVSTTTVTQQYESADSPRLVKTIPEGDETVFPRHR, encoded by the coding sequence ATGTCGCCGCATCCTACCCTCAAGGCGACTTTCGCCAGTCGAGCTGAGACAGCTACCCATCCTCTCAGTCGACATCTCTACAAGCTCATGGACCTCAAGGCCTCGAATCTTTGCCTCAGCGCCGATGTCGCAACCGCTCGCGAACTGCTCTACTTCGCCGACAAGATTGGTCCCTCCATCGTCGTCCTCAAGACTCATTATGACATGGTGGCCGGCTGGGATTTTGATCCTAGGACAGGTACTGGTGCCAAGCTCGCCTCACTAGCACGCAAGCATGGTTTCCTCATCTTTGAGGATCGCAAGTTTGGTGATATTGGCAATACGGTCGAGTTGCAGTATACTAGCGGTGCTGCGCGCATCATCGAGTGGGCACATATTACCAATGTAAATATGGTTCCAGGCAAGGCCTCGGTTACATCTCTGGCCCACGCTGCCAACCGATGGCTCGAGCGATACCACTACGAGGTCAAGACATCTATCAGCATTGGAACTCCCACCGCCAGTCAACTGGATGAGGATAGCGAGCGTTCAGACAACGAGAACCAGAAGGACACGCCGGAACCTGCTCGCGCTGACAGCGGCCGAAAAGGTAGCATTGTTTCCACCACCACCGTCACCCAACAGTACGAGTCGGCCGATTCACCACGCCTCGTCAAGACGATACCTGAGGGCGATGAGACAGTATTCCCCCGGCATCGATGA